From one Mytilus galloprovincialis chromosome 13, xbMytGall1.hap1.1, whole genome shotgun sequence genomic stretch:
- the LOC143057865 gene encoding phospholipid scramblase 1-like, which produces MNQQKVHPGQDGSQPPAYTNQQQPYTNQQQPYTNQPPALPPGLPQANQQQWMPAVGASAGCPSGLEYLTQIDSVIIKQQVDLIEAFVGWEQANKYQITNNQNQQIYFAAEESSMLQRQCCGPSRGFTIHITDNMNQEVLRLVRDFKMFAGCCWCATGSCNCCAHEVRVEAPIGHVIGYVRQEQSCWAPRFTIKDADHNDILKINGPCCVLSMPCCEDVFMLKNAEETADLGKISKKPGMAEIFTDANTFGANFPMNLDVKAKACVLGAVFLIDFMFFEGAGNKMMSYN; this is translated from the exons ATGAACCAACAAAAag tACATCCCGGACAAGATGGGTCGCAGCCACCAGCATATACCAACCAACAACAACCATATACCAACCAACAACAACCATATACCAACCAACCACCAGCACTGCCGCCAG GATTACCACAAGCCAACCAACAACAATGGATGCCGGCTGTAGGTGCTTCTGCAGGCTGTCCGTCTGGTCTGGAATATTTGACACAGATTGACTCAGTTATAATCAAACAGCAAGTGGATTTAATTGAAG CCTTTGTTGGATGGGAACAggcaaacaaatatcaaataaccAATAATCAAAACCAACAGATCTACTTTGCTGCTGAAG AATCATCTATGTTACAAAGACAATGTTGTGGACCAAGCAGAGGGTTCACTATTCACATAACAGACAATATGAACCAG GAAGTATTACGGCTTGTAAGGGATTTCAAAATGTTTGCTGGATGTTGCTGGTGCGCAACCGGAAGCTGTAACTGCTGCGCACATGAAGTGCGCGTGGAAGCACCTATTGGACATGTTATCGGATACGTACGACAAGA ACAGAGTTGCTGGGCTCCCAGATTTACCATTAAAGATGCTGACCATAATGATATACTGAAAATAAATGGTCCTTGCTGTGTACTTAGTATGCCATGCTGTGAAGATGTTTTCATG CTAAAGAATGCAGAAGAAACAGCAGACCTTGGAAAGATTTCGAAAAAACCAGGCATGGCTGAAATATTTACTGATGCAAATACATTCGGAGCAAACT TTCCCATGAATCTTGATGTGAAAGCAAAGGCATGCGTTTTGGGAGCAGTTTTCCTGatt
- the LOC143057859 gene encoding uncharacterized protein LOC143057859, with translation MCLLSYAGFLRFSELVNLRGIDIKIYSTHANFYLAKSKTDIYREGRDVVISRTNLVTCPVCMLERYLKLASITSNSDEFIFRSVNFCKSDNSYKLRSTGPLSYTRAREILLSSLQSIGLDSKKFGLHSLRSGGASAAAAAGVEDRLFKKHGRWKSDTAKDGYVKESLKDRLSVTNNIGI, from the coding sequence ATGTGTTTATTAAGCTATGCAGGTTTTTTAAGGTTTTCAGAACTAGTTAATTTGAGAGGTATCGATATAAAGATTTATTCTACACATGCAAATTTCTATTTGGCGAAGAGTAAAACTGATATTTACAGAGAAGGGAGGGATGTGGTTATTTCTAGAACTAATCTTGTAACTTGTCCTGTCTGTATGCTAGAACGATATCTCAAATTAGCTAGTATTACATCAAATTCtgatgaatttatttttagatcCGTTAATTTTTGTAAGTCTGATAATTCTTATAAACTTAGAAGTACAGGTCCGTTGTCATACACGAGAGCTCGGGAAATACTACTTTCAAGTTTACAGAGTATAGGCTTAGATAGTAAAAAATTTGGACTGCATAGTCTCCGTTCAGGAGGGGCATCGGCTGCTGCAGCGGCTGGTGTAGAGGACAGATTGTTTAAAAAGCATGGTCGGTGGAAAAGTGACACGGCAAAAGACGGTTATGTTAAAGAGTCTTTGAAGGATAGACTGTCTGTAACAAATAATATTGGGatttaa